A DNA window from Comamonas sp. 26 contains the following coding sequences:
- the flhD gene encoding flagellar transcriptional regulator FlhD: protein MNNEQLLAEIREANLTYLMLAQTLIRQDKAEAVFRLGLNEEACDLLGSLSSAQVLKLASRNTLLASFRADDEMVWSLLTNHSSNKIGNAATNTLHANILMASRVSEVL from the coding sequence ATGAACAACGAACAACTGCTTGCCGAGATCCGCGAAGCCAACCTCACTTATCTGATGCTGGCCCAGACCCTGATCCGCCAGGACAAGGCTGAAGCCGTGTTCCGCCTGGGTCTGAATGAAGAAGCCTGCGACTTGCTGGGCTCGCTCTCCTCGGCACAGGTGCTCAAGCTGGCATCGCGCAACACGCTGCTGGCCAGCTTCCGCGCCGACGATGAAATGGTCTGGAGCCTGCTGACCAACCACAGCAGCAACAAGATTGGCAATGCCGCCACCAACACGCTGCACGCCAATATCCTGATGGCCAGCCGTGTCTCCGAAGTGCTTTAA